One genomic region from Sulfuriflexus mobilis encodes:
- a CDS encoding FAD/NAD(P)-binding protein — protein sequence MSNPYLPWEAEILETIQESPSLFTLRLQLTDAEAQQRYSFEPGQFNMLYLHGVGEVPISIVSDPRDESVIDHTIRAVGRVTRGLAQLKAGARIGLRGPYGRGWPMHAAEKRDVVVITGGLGCAPVVSVINYVSRRRERFGHLNIVQGVKHSSDFIWRERYDAWRALPDTNVLLAADAGEALWPWHVGHVTDLFDQLRFDPARVSVMMCGPEGMMHVVIKHMLGAGVGKCDMWLSMERNMQCALGHCGHCQYGEKFICRDGPVFCYEQIEELFEVRGF from the coding sequence ATGAGCAATCCCTACCTGCCATGGGAGGCGGAAATTCTGGAGACCATCCAGGAATCGCCGAGCCTGTTTACCCTGCGTCTGCAACTCACCGATGCCGAGGCACAACAACGCTACAGTTTTGAGCCGGGGCAGTTCAACATGCTCTACCTGCATGGCGTCGGCGAGGTGCCGATCTCGATCGTCTCCGACCCGCGGGATGAAAGCGTTATCGATCACACCATCCGTGCCGTTGGCCGTGTCACCCGGGGACTGGCCCAACTCAAGGCCGGTGCGCGCATCGGCCTGCGTGGTCCTTATGGGCGTGGCTGGCCCATGCATGCAGCCGAAAAACGCGACGTCGTGGTGATCACGGGTGGCCTGGGTTGTGCGCCGGTGGTGTCGGTGATCAATTATGTCTCGCGCCGGCGCGAGCGCTTTGGTCATCTGAATATAGTCCAGGGCGTGAAACACTCGAGTGACTTTATCTGGCGTGAACGTTACGACGCGTGGCGCGCCTTGCCGGATACAAATGTGTTACTCGCCGCTGATGCCGGCGAGGCACTGTGGCCGTGGCACGTCGGGCATGTTACAGACCTGTTCGACCAGTTGCGCTTTGACCCGGCGCGGGTCTCGGTCATGATGTGTGGCCCGGAGGGCATGATGCACGTGGTGATCAAACATATGCTGGGTGCCGGGGTCGGCAAGTGCGATATGTGGCTGAGTATGGAGCGCAACATGCAGTGTGCCCTCGGTCACTGTGGCCACTGCCAGTACGGCGAAAAGTTCATCTGCCGCGATGGCCCGGTATTCTGTTATGAACAGATCGAAGAACTTTTCGAGGTCAGGGGGTTCTAG
- a CDS encoding bactofilin family protein has product MTDNTEQPAKTDDITAADVVHCMIGKGVSLRGDMDFSGGLHVDGNITGNLEGHKERSRLTLSREGTITGNISVGEAEINGTIVGDVHASGTVTLHPQSHVTGNVYYGKIEIRSGARISGKLIANNPQGDKGGLLGKLSRKSA; this is encoded by the coding sequence ATGACGGACAATACAGAACAACCGGCCAAGACGGACGACATAACCGCTGCCGATGTCGTCCACTGCATGATCGGCAAGGGTGTAAGCCTGCGCGGTGACATGGACTTCAGTGGCGGCCTGCACGTTGATGGCAACATTACCGGTAACCTGGAAGGCCATAAAGAACGTAGTCGCCTGACCCTGAGCCGCGAAGGCACGATCACGGGCAACATCAGCGTCGGTGAGGCCGAGATCAACGGTACCATTGTTGGCGATGTACATGCCTCGGGCACCGTGACCCTGCACCCGCAGTCACACGTCACCGGTAACGTCTATTACGGCAAGATCGAGATCCGCAGCGGTGCCCGCATCAGCGGCAAGCTGATCGCGAATAATCCCCAGGGTGACAAGGGCGGCCTGCTCGGCAAGTTATCCCGCAAGTCTGCCTGA
- a CDS encoding IS110 family transposase — MDKSSKIIGVDLAKNVFQLALANKHYHVTRSKRLNRTQFYRFFVNHPPVQVVMESCGTAHYWARTLKAMGHQVTLLPAQHVRPYVRRNKTDRSDAMAIVEAARNPEIKPVPVKTEYQQSLQSLHRLREQWKATRVARINALRGILREFGVLVPMGPRAAISTAGEVLPSLPALLQSSVQVVLEELSDIETRIRELEKQLKQAARDDVVIQQFMHIQGIGLLCATAMRASVQSPAQFKNGRQLSAWLGITPREFSSGDHRYLGRISKRGDKYLRTLLIHGARSVMARIKRLQHDNRPLSALQLWAAQLEQRVGHNKATVALANKLVRILWATWMHQREFDANYTVQ; from the coding sequence ATGGATAAGTCTAGCAAAATAATTGGTGTCGACTTAGCAAAAAATGTCTTTCAATTAGCATTGGCTAATAAACACTATCACGTTACCCGCTCAAAACGTTTAAATCGGACCCAGTTCTACCGCTTTTTTGTCAATCATCCACCGGTACAGGTGGTGATGGAGTCTTGTGGTACCGCGCATTATTGGGCGCGTACCCTCAAGGCGATGGGCCACCAGGTCACGTTGTTACCTGCGCAACATGTCCGTCCCTACGTGCGGCGTAATAAAACCGATCGCAGTGATGCCATGGCCATCGTCGAAGCCGCCCGTAACCCGGAGATCAAGCCGGTGCCGGTCAAAACCGAGTACCAGCAATCCCTACAAAGCCTGCATCGGCTCCGTGAACAATGGAAGGCCACACGGGTGGCGCGGATCAATGCCCTGCGCGGCATCCTGCGGGAATTCGGCGTGCTCGTGCCGATGGGGCCACGCGCGGCGATCAGCACGGCCGGCGAGGTGCTGCCGTCCTTGCCTGCCCTGTTACAGTCGAGCGTACAGGTGGTATTGGAGGAGCTGTCCGACATCGAGACACGTATCCGTGAATTGGAGAAACAACTCAAACAGGCGGCCAGGGACGATGTCGTCATTCAGCAGTTTATGCACATCCAGGGGATTGGTCTGCTCTGTGCCACCGCCATGCGCGCCAGTGTGCAATCCCCCGCACAATTCAAAAACGGCCGGCAGCTCAGTGCCTGGCTCGGTATCACCCCCCGCGAATTCAGCTCCGGCGACCATCGCTATCTCGGTCGGATCTCCAAGCGCGGCGATAAATACCTGCGAACCTTATTGATCCATGGGGCACGCTCGGTCATGGCACGCATCAAGCGATTACAACACGACAACAGACCGCTCTCGGCGCTACAGCTTTGGGCCGCTCAGCTGGAACAACGCGTCGGTCATAACAAGGCCACCGTCGCCCTGGCCAATAAACTCGTGCGTATCCTCTGGGCCACCTGGATGCATCAGCGGGAATTCGATGCGAATTACACGGTTCAGTAA
- a CDS encoding GFA family protein has translation MTISGSCFCGAVTYKIEGKLRDARSCHCSMCRKAFSAQASAYALVEQSEFRWLSGEKLLTNYESKHGAGLQFCSKCGSTLCGTYKGMIHGVTLGCVDGNPDIALDRHIFVGSKALWETVPEGVPQYEELPPENA, from the coding sequence ATGACAATATCTGGCTCATGCTTTTGTGGCGCAGTCACATACAAGATAGAAGGGAAATTGCGTGATGCACGTTCTTGCCATTGTTCTATGTGCAGAAAGGCATTTAGCGCTCAAGCCTCCGCGTATGCGCTAGTTGAACAAAGCGAATTTAGGTGGCTTTCTGGCGAAAAGCTTTTAACCAATTACGAGTCTAAACATGGCGCAGGTTTACAGTTCTGTAGTAAGTGTGGATCAACACTTTGTGGCACATACAAAGGTATGATTCATGGGGTTACCTTAGGGTGCGTAGATGGTAATCCGGACATAGCACTAGATAGGCATATTTTTGTTGGTTCAAAAGCGCTCTGGGAAACCGTTCCAGAGGGAGTCCCACAATATGAAGAGTTGCCGCCAGAAAATGCCTAA
- a CDS encoding YdhR family protein produces MSKEKDISKTTGKSIHRRKVLKLAVTSAGAAIVTPITGVIEAASKLTPTRKEKIMTQKAFVYTELQITVPKFDDIPWHKINMNIKKQPGFINKTWLYGVGNHSGGGMYAFDSIENAQKFVTGYFPEEARGFGVAQTTRVFDADATETASRDMNSMHYDGKIDRKPGAFVYTEVQLHAVPFDTTAPWRELNPVLKEQPGLLAKTWLSGLHSGTPGGLYAFDTIENATKFAVDYFPTEAKSLNAAFYTRVFDGVATEAASREMDSPFYA; encoded by the coding sequence GTGAGTAAAGAAAAGGACATCAGTAAAACCACAGGCAAGTCCATACACCGCCGAAAAGTCTTGAAACTTGCCGTAACGTCCGCTGGCGCGGCAATAGTAACACCCATTACGGGAGTTATTGAGGCAGCGTCAAAATTAACCCCAACTCGAAAGGAAAAAATCATGACACAGAAAGCGTTTGTTTATACCGAACTTCAAATAACTGTCCCAAAATTCGATGATATTCCGTGGCACAAAATCAATATGAATATCAAAAAACAACCTGGCTTTATCAACAAGACCTGGCTGTATGGTGTTGGAAACCACTCCGGTGGTGGTATGTATGCGTTTGACAGCATTGAAAATGCACAAAAATTTGTGACGGGATACTTCCCTGAAGAGGCAAGAGGATTTGGCGTTGCGCAAACAACACGGGTATTCGATGCTGATGCTACCGAGACAGCCAGCCGTGATATGAATTCAATGCATTACGATGGAAAAATTGATCGCAAACCAGGTGCATTTGTTTACACAGAAGTTCAATTGCACGCTGTGCCTTTCGATACCACAGCGCCCTGGCGTGAACTCAACCCGGTTCTAAAAGAACAACCTGGGCTTTTGGCTAAAACATGGTTAAGCGGACTACACTCTGGCACCCCAGGTGGATTGTATGCTTTCGACACGATAGAAAACGCGACTAAGTTTGCTGTCGATTATTTCCCTACAGAGGCCAAATCGCTAAACGCTGCTTTCTATACGCGTGTGTTTGATGGCGTTGCAACTGAAGCGGCTAGTCGAGAAATGGACTCTCCGTTTTATGCCTAA
- a CDS encoding glyoxalase superfamily protein has product MKFNGPVPILRSFDEVKAKEFYVKFLGFNIDWEHRFENNTPLYMQLSKDDCIIHLSEHHGDSSPGASLRILTSNIDSYQKELLEKKYKNARPDIRDMPWGTRDMVISDPFGNKLIFNEEQST; this is encoded by the coding sequence ATGAAATTTAATGGTCCAGTACCAATATTGCGTAGTTTTGACGAAGTTAAAGCCAAAGAGTTTTATGTGAAATTTCTCGGGTTCAATATAGACTGGGAGCATCGCTTTGAAAATAACACCCCTCTATATATGCAACTTTCAAAAGACGATTGCATTATTCACCTTTCTGAGCACCACGGTGATTCAAGTCCTGGGGCATCTTTAAGAATATTAACTTCAAATATAGATTCTTATCAGAAAGAGTTATTAGAAAAAAAATATAAGAATGCGAGACCAGACATTAGAGATATGCCTTGGGGTACTCGTGATATGGTTATTTCAGATCCATTTGGCAATAAGCTAATATTTAATGAAGAACAGAGCACCTAA
- a CDS encoding TetR/AcrR family transcriptional regulator: protein MRHKGINKEETRRKMLDAVGQGFREHGYAGIGVDGLAKAAGVTSGAFYSHFGSKDGAFEVALVAGLNEVIEGIPKYQSEYGADWVRAFAEYYLGKPHRRDLARGCAMATLTSEVVRSGAEVHAEYEKKMTMIAGLVARGLAGGSDEDRLARAWSMLGVLIGGINVSRAMKGAKVSEEVAEAIKSAAIKSAGRVRSTVKK from the coding sequence GTGAGACATAAAGGTATCAATAAGGAAGAGACACGGCGGAAGATGCTCGACGCAGTGGGTCAGGGCTTTCGAGAACATGGCTATGCTGGTATTGGTGTTGATGGGCTTGCCAAGGCGGCGGGCGTCACGTCAGGTGCATTTTATTCACATTTCGGGTCAAAAGATGGGGCTTTCGAAGTTGCACTGGTAGCGGGGCTCAATGAGGTCATTGAGGGAATCCCAAAATATCAGAGTGAATATGGGGCCGATTGGGTTAGGGCTTTTGCAGAATACTATCTCGGTAAGCCTCACCGGCGAGATCTGGCTCGTGGTTGTGCGATGGCAACACTAACTTCAGAAGTTGTCCGATCAGGCGCCGAGGTACACGCTGAATATGAGAAAAAAATGACAATGATTGCAGGGCTTGTCGCACGTGGTTTGGCAGGCGGTTCGGATGAGGATCGGCTTGCCAGGGCCTGGTCCATGCTTGGAGTATTGATTGGGGGGATAAATGTATCACGAGCAATGAAGGGTGCAAAAGTATCCGAAGAGGTTGCTGAGGCGATTAAATCTGCTGCGATTAAGTCTGCTGGTCGAGTGCGCTCTACAGTGAAAAAATAA
- the lipB gene encoding lipoyl(octanoyl) transferase LipB, whose product MPRPASIIVRDLGTQDYLPVYEAMSRFSAARDAHSADEFWRVEHPPVFTQGRNSDPAHLLAPGEIPVVDIDRGGQVTYHGPGQLVLYTLIDLPRAGLGVRDLVGALERSVIALLAEHAIEASARPDAPGVYVAGAKIAALGLRVKRGRSYHGLSLNVDMALEPFSRINPCGYKGMEVTMLRELGVQTPQAEIADRLCDLLAADLGYNARQFCDQSPL is encoded by the coding sequence ATGCCCCGGCCCGCCTCCATAATCGTGCGCGACCTCGGCACACAGGACTACCTGCCTGTGTACGAGGCCATGAGCCGTTTTAGCGCCGCGCGCGACGCCCACAGTGCCGACGAGTTCTGGCGGGTGGAGCACCCACCGGTGTTTACCCAGGGCCGCAATAGCGACCCGGCCCACCTGCTCGCCCCCGGCGAGATCCCGGTGGTCGATATCGACCGCGGCGGCCAGGTGACCTACCACGGCCCCGGCCAGCTGGTGCTCTATACCCTCATCGACCTGCCGCGCGCCGGTCTTGGTGTGCGCGACCTGGTCGGTGCCCTCGAACGCAGTGTCATCGCCCTGCTCGCCGAACATGCTATCGAGGCCAGCGCCCGACCGGATGCCCCCGGCGTCTACGTGGCGGGGGCAAAGATCGCCGCCCTCGGCCTGCGTGTGAAGCGCGGCCGCAGTTACCACGGCCTGAGTCTGAACGTCGACATGGCGCTGGAGCCCTTCTCCCGCATTAACCCCTGTGGTTACAAGGGGATGGAGGTGACCATGCTGCGTGAACTGGGCGTACAGACCCCGCAGGCCGAGATTGCAGATCGACTCTGCGATCTGCTCGCCGCCGATCTGGGGTACAATGCCCGCCAGTTTTGCGACCAAAGCCCGCTATGA
- the gloA gene encoding lactoylglutathione lyase yields MSKQRMLHTMLRVGDMQRSIDFYTQVIGMRVLRKFDQPKENYRLTFLGFGEESDTCVLELTYNYGKSEYEMGNAYGHIAISVDDCYAACADIKAKGGKVIFEATPLLGSNETIAFVVDPDGYQIELVQRPQS; encoded by the coding sequence ATGAGTAAGCAAAGAATGTTACATACGATGTTACGTGTTGGCGATATGCAACGATCGATAGATTTTTACACTCAGGTTATTGGCATGCGTGTATTACGTAAATTTGATCAACCAAAAGAAAACTACAGACTTACCTTTCTTGGATTTGGTGAAGAGTCTGACACCTGCGTTCTTGAGTTGACTTATAACTACGGTAAATCGGAATATGAGATGGGCAATGCCTATGGGCATATCGCAATAAGCGTTGATGATTGCTATGCCGCCTGTGCCGACATAAAGGCTAAAGGGGGTAAGGTCATTTTCGAGGCAACACCACTACTTGGAAGTAACGAAACTATTGCCTTTGTTGTTGATCCTGATGGTTATCAAATTGAGTTAGTTCAGAGACCACAGTCTTAA
- a CDS encoding YbeD family protein — protein sequence MTTDTEETLFEFPCQFPLKVMGRRCDEFEAAVITIVRRHVDNLGEGAVRSRDSGKGKFTSLTVTFEAHSKDQLDALYQELHAHELVLMLL from the coding sequence ATGACGACTGACACTGAAGAAACCCTGTTTGAGTTCCCCTGCCAGTTCCCGCTCAAAGTCATGGGCCGGCGCTGCGACGAGTTCGAGGCCGCCGTGATCACCATCGTCCGCCGGCACGTCGACAACCTCGGCGAGGGTGCGGTGCGTTCGCGCGACAGTGGCAAGGGCAAGTTCACCTCGCTGACCGTGACCTTCGAGGCGCATAGCAAAGATCAGCTCGATGCCCTCTACCAGGAGCTGCACGCCCACGAACTGGTACTGATGTTGCTCTGA
- a CDS encoding dienelactone hydrolase family protein, translated as MFNYGSGNKYICCKYYNSMSFLIFVTFSLAFLQPVMADVGRIELYPIQSMTLTDQEFLRGNKNGKPVTISGELRYPRKKMKKYPVIVLVHGSGGVSGYVDDWAQFINKMGVAVFILDSFTGRGLYKVNNDQSKLGRLAMVVDAYRALDLLSEHKRIDPQRIAVMGFSRGGQVTLYSSMKRFHRLHGSNHEFSGYIAFYPSCITHYKEDQNIVDKPVRIFHGSADNYNPVVTCRTFANRLKSLGKDVVLHEYPNAHHVFDYKKLVKPIVLKKAQTTRSCRLKEVDKGVIVNAKSGKRFTYKDPCVELGPTIAFNHVAYDKTKNELGNFISTLFQLQ; from the coding sequence ATGTTTAATTATGGATCAGGAAATAAATACATATGTTGTAAATATTATAATTCTATGTCATTTCTTATCTTCGTAACATTTAGTTTAGCCTTTTTACAACCAGTTATGGCGGATGTTGGAAGGATTGAGCTTTATCCGATCCAGTCTATGACGTTGACTGATCAGGAATTCCTGAGGGGAAATAAAAACGGTAAACCAGTAACAATTTCAGGCGAGTTGCGATATCCGCGAAAGAAAATGAAAAAATATCCAGTTATTGTACTGGTTCATGGGTCTGGCGGGGTATCTGGTTATGTCGATGACTGGGCTCAGTTTATCAATAAAATGGGTGTGGCAGTATTTATTCTAGATAGTTTCACAGGCCGAGGTCTATATAAGGTTAATAATGATCAAAGTAAGCTTGGTAGACTAGCTATGGTAGTCGATGCTTACCGCGCATTAGATTTACTGTCAGAGCATAAACGTATTGATCCTCAGAGAATAGCGGTAATGGGTTTTTCGCGGGGTGGTCAAGTGACTTTATATTCTAGTATGAAGCGTTTTCATCGCTTGCATGGTTCTAATCATGAGTTTTCAGGATACATTGCATTTTATCCGTCATGTATAACTCATTACAAAGAAGATCAAAATATTGTTGATAAACCTGTACGAATATTTCATGGAAGTGCGGATAATTACAATCCGGTTGTTACCTGTCGAACGTTTGCTAACAGGCTAAAGAGTCTTGGAAAAGATGTTGTATTACACGAATATCCTAATGCACACCATGTGTTCGATTATAAAAAGCTGGTTAAGCCAATTGTTCTTAAGAAGGCTCAGACTACTCGATCTTGCAGACTAAAAGAAGTGGATAAGGGTGTTATTGTAAATGCCAAGAGTGGTAAAAGGTTTACTTATAAAGATCCATGCGTAGAGCTTGGGCCAACAATAGCATTTAATCACGTTGCTTATGATAAAACAAAAAATGAACTGGGTAATTTTATTAGTACATTATTTCAGCTTCAATAG
- a CDS encoding TusE/DsrC/DsvC family sulfur relay protein produces MQTPSDIRPVPTLDEYGLLRNPDTWDESVAWGIAAQLGIHALTDSHWKVIYALREHYAEFGVAPPMKNICRAEGKPWSWVHELFDSCLNAWRVAGLPNPGEEAKSYLSDM; encoded by the coding sequence ATGCAAACCCCATCTGATATCCGGCCGGTCCCGACACTTGATGAATACGGACTATTACGTAACCCTGACACCTGGGATGAATCGGTGGCATGGGGTATAGCCGCGCAACTCGGTATCCACGCATTGACCGATTCACACTGGAAGGTGATCTACGCCCTGCGTGAACACTACGCCGAGTTTGGCGTGGCGCCGCCGATGAAAAATATTTGCCGTGCCGAAGGTAAACCGTGGTCATGGGTGCATGAGTTGTTTGATAGCTGCCTGAATGCCTGGCGTGTTGCCGGCCTGCCCAATCCAGGCGAGGAGGCAAAGTCCTACCTGAGCGATATGTAA
- a CDS encoding 4Fe-4S dicluster domain-containing protein yields MKQDQTYLARDDLQSLLDALKAGGFQCVGPQVRDGVIRYAGLEQAAQLPWGVTQSQAPGEYRLHETDDTDRCFAWANGPQALKPIVFAPRETLWQATQSADGSLGFSDDVPDVAPLAVIGVRPCDIAALYIHDQHFLQQDYRDPYYLQRRQDLLLVAVNCTHPAATCFCASTGDGPRASYGYDIALTELEAGYLVEVHSEQGRAICAQLPLQPASHAYTQAVEAAMQQAADSQQRRLPAGNLKGPLFANLEHPHWEEVAARCLSCGNCTAVCPTCFCHSEADEVRLDGQHTEHYRQWDSCFTQGHSYIHGLTVRPQTTQRYRQWLTHKLGSWHDQYGRSGCTGCGRCITWCPVGIDLTEEAAVICGDSPAS; encoded by the coding sequence ATGAAACAGGATCAGACATACCTTGCCCGCGACGACCTACAGTCGCTGCTTGATGCCCTGAAGGCGGGTGGCTTTCAATGCGTCGGACCACAGGTACGGGACGGCGTTATCCGCTATGCAGGCCTGGAGCAGGCCGCACAATTGCCGTGGGGTGTCACGCAGAGTCAGGCACCGGGCGAATACCGTCTGCATGAGACGGATGACACTGACCGCTGTTTTGCCTGGGCCAATGGGCCACAGGCCCTCAAACCCATCGTCTTTGCACCCCGTGAAACCCTCTGGCAAGCCACACAGTCCGCGGACGGTAGCCTGGGCTTTAGCGATGACGTGCCGGACGTTGCGCCGCTGGCCGTTATCGGCGTGCGTCCCTGCGATATCGCCGCCTTGTATATCCATGACCAGCATTTCCTGCAACAGGACTACCGTGACCCTTATTACCTGCAACGGCGCCAGGACCTGTTGCTGGTCGCGGTGAACTGCACGCATCCGGCAGCGACCTGTTTTTGCGCCTCGACGGGTGATGGTCCGCGGGCCAGTTACGGCTACGACATTGCTTTGACGGAACTCGAGGCGGGTTACCTCGTTGAGGTCCACAGTGAACAGGGCCGGGCGATTTGCGCGCAGCTGCCGCTGCAGCCGGCAAGCCATGCCTACACACAGGCCGTCGAGGCGGCCATGCAGCAGGCCGCAGACAGTCAGCAGCGCCGGCTGCCGGCAGGTAACCTGAAGGGGCCCTTGTTCGCGAATCTCGAGCATCCGCACTGGGAAGAAGTCGCCGCTCGTTGCCTGAGTTGCGGTAACTGCACGGCTGTGTGCCCGACCTGTTTTTGTCACAGCGAGGCTGATGAGGTCCGCCTCGACGGCCAGCACACTGAGCATTACCGGCAGTGGGATTCGTGTTTTACCCAGGGCCACAGTTATATCCATGGCCTCACCGTGCGGCCGCAGACGACACAACGTTACCGGCAGTGGCTGACCCACAAGCTCGGCAGCTGGCATGATCAATATGGTCGTTCCGGTTGCACCGGCTGCGGGCGCTGCATCACCTGGTGCCCGGTCGGTATCGACCTCACCGAGGAGGCCGCAGTCATTTGCGGCGATTCGCCAGCGTCATGA
- a CDS encoding YSC84-related protein: MKQLIRSLVILFLSAVMAACATSGGQSTAQKRQEVLNMKSQVLTDLYKVKPYARTIVANAPGYAVFSNANVNLIFASFSGGYGVVKNNKSGKHTYMKMGEVGLGFGLGVKDFRAVFVFHDKATMDKFIHSGWQFGGHADAAAKAKDKGGAVGGEVVVDNITIFQLTEAGLALQATVKGTKYWKDAELN; this comes from the coding sequence ATGAAACAGTTAATACGTAGCCTGGTAATTCTATTCCTGTCCGCCGTCATGGCGGCGTGCGCCACCAGCGGTGGCCAGAGCACTGCGCAAAAACGTCAGGAGGTCCTGAACATGAAGAGTCAGGTACTGACTGACCTTTACAAGGTCAAGCCCTATGCGCGCACGATTGTCGCGAATGCCCCGGGTTACGCCGTGTTCAGTAATGCCAATGTCAACCTGATCTTTGCCAGTTTCAGCGGTGGCTACGGTGTGGTCAAGAACAACAAGAGTGGCAAGCATACCTATATGAAGATGGGCGAGGTCGGCCTGGGTTTTGGTCTCGGGGTCAAGGACTTCCGCGCCGTGTTCGTCTTCCACGACAAGGCCACTATGGATAAATTTATTCATTCCGGCTGGCAATTTGGCGGTCACGCCGATGCCGCGGCCAAGGCCAAGGACAAGGGTGGCGCCGTCGGTGGTGAGGTCGTGGTCGACAACATTACCATCTTTCAGCTGACCGAGGCGGGCCTGGCCCTGCAAGCAACGGTAAAGGGCACCAAGTACTGGAAGGATGCGGAATTGAACTGA
- the lipA gene encoding lipoyl synthase codes for MSEQPKSSRTRNPLKGESKTARIPIKIEPTVTPLRKPKWIRGRSHNAPEVQRLKTMLREQQLHTVCEEAACPNLGECFAHGTATFMIMGDICTRRCPFCDVAHGRPKPLDEDEPQKLGETVARMGLKYVVVTSVDRDDLRDGGAEHFTRCIDAIRTQSANTKIEILVPDFRGRMDVALALLEQAPPDVFNHNLETVPRLYKQARPGSDYAWSLQLLQRFKQAYPEVPTKSGIMLGLGEEISEVEQVMRDLRAHDVNMLTLGQYLQPSRYHLPVARYVPPEEFDALGELARDLGFDNVASGPMVRSSYHADLQASGEKIS; via the coding sequence ATGAGCGAACAACCAAAATCCAGCCGCACGCGTAACCCCCTGAAGGGCGAATCAAAGACCGCGCGCATCCCGATCAAGATCGAACCGACCGTGACCCCGCTGCGCAAGCCAAAGTGGATCCGTGGTCGCTCGCACAATGCCCCCGAGGTGCAGCGCCTGAAAACGATGCTGCGCGAGCAGCAACTGCATACGGTCTGTGAAGAGGCGGCCTGCCCGAACCTCGGCGAGTGTTTCGCCCACGGCACGGCGACCTTCATGATCATGGGCGATATCTGCACCCGCCGTTGCCCGTTCTGCGATGTCGCCCACGGCCGCCCCAAGCCACTCGATGAAGACGAGCCGCAAAAGCTCGGCGAGACCGTCGCCCGCATGGGCCTAAAATATGTTGTCGTCACCTCAGTGGACCGCGACGACCTGCGCGACGGTGGTGCCGAACACTTCACCCGTTGTATTGACGCCATTCGCACGCAGTCAGCAAACACCAAAATAGAAATCCTCGTCCCCGATTTCCGCGGCCGCATGGACGTGGCACTGGCCCTGCTCGAACAGGCGCCGCCCGACGTGTTTAACCATAACCTCGAGACCGTGCCGCGCCTGTATAAACAGGCCCGCCCCGGTTCCGATTACGCCTGGTCACTGCAACTGCTGCAACGCTTCAAACAAGCCTACCCCGAGGTGCCGACCAAGTCCGGCATCATGCTCGGCCTTGGTGAAGAGATCAGCGAAGTTGAGCAGGTCATGCGTGACCTGCGTGCACACGACGTCAACATGCTGACCCTCGGCCAGTACCTGCAGCCGAGCCGTTACCACCTGCCGGTGGCACGCTACGTGCCGCCCGAGGAGTTTGATGCCCTCGGCGAACTGGCGCGGGACCTGGGTTTTGATAATGTCGCCAGCGGGCCCATGGTGCGTTCCTCTTACCACGCCGACCTGCAGGCCAGTGGCGAAAAGATTTCCTGA